In the genome of Pseudorasbora parva isolate DD20220531a chromosome 10, ASM2467924v1, whole genome shotgun sequence, one region contains:
- the fndc4b gene encoding fibronectin type III domain-containing protein 4 isoform X2: protein MIHLVTFMSLVLSLFGCHICFAGANRPAAPVNVSVTHLRADSATVSWNIPEGETVIGFAISQQRQDGLMQRFIREVNTTSHACILWDLDEDTDYIIQVQSVGLYGESLASKKIHFRTLKKSEHFQSTMMDQDDPAVEGLDLSRHLQTGEILIIMTVLLMWAAVIVLFCKQYDIIKDNDSNNHSKEKSKPLSGQSTPDYHNGGLLGSKFQRTSSSVSIIKV from the exons ATGATTCACCTTGTCACTTTTATGAGCCTCGTTCTGTCTCTGTTTGGATGCCACATCTGCTTTGCAGGGGCGA ACCGCCCTGCCGCTCCTGTCAATGTCTCTGTTACTCACCTGCGGGCAGATTCAGCCACTGTGTCCTGGAATATTCCAGAGGGAGAGACCGTAATTGGCTTCGCCATCTCACAGCAG CGCCAGGACGGATTGATGCAGCGTTTCATTCGTGAGGTGAACACGACCAGTCATGCTTGTATACTTTGGGATCTGGATGAAGACACAGACTATATTATCCAGGTCCAATCCGTTGGACTCTATGGAGAGAGTCTGGCCAGCAAAAAGATTCACTTCAGGACGCTTAAAAAATCGGAACATTTTCAATCCACCATGATGGATCAAG ATGACCCTGCGGTTGAGGGTTTAGACCTTTCCAGACACCTTCAGACTGGAGAGATACTGATCATTATGACTGTACTACTAATGTGGGCAG CTGTGATTGTGCTCTTCTGTAAGCAGTACGATATCATCAAAGACAACGATTCCAACAACCACAGTAAAGAGAAAAGCAAGCCGCTGTCTGGCCAAAGCACTCCAGATTACCATAACGGAGGCCTGCTGGGCAGCAAG TTCCAAAGGACATCATCCTCTGTTAGCATCATCAAGGTTTAA
- the fndc4b gene encoding fibronectin type III domain-containing protein 4 isoform X1, giving the protein MIHLVTFMSLVLSLFGCHICFAGANRPAAPVNVSVTHLRADSATVSWNIPEGETVIGFAISQQRQDGLMQRFIREVNTTSHACILWDLDEDTDYIIQVQSVGLYGESLASKKIHFRTLKKSEHFQSTMMDQDDPAVEGLDLSRHLQTGEILIIMTVLLMWAAVIVLFCKQYDIIKDNDSNNHSKEKSKPLSGQSTPDYHNGGLLGSKETDLLHRYKVTNFDTCFCIFF; this is encoded by the exons ATGATTCACCTTGTCACTTTTATGAGCCTCGTTCTGTCTCTGTTTGGATGCCACATCTGCTTTGCAGGGGCGA ACCGCCCTGCCGCTCCTGTCAATGTCTCTGTTACTCACCTGCGGGCAGATTCAGCCACTGTGTCCTGGAATATTCCAGAGGGAGAGACCGTAATTGGCTTCGCCATCTCACAGCAG CGCCAGGACGGATTGATGCAGCGTTTCATTCGTGAGGTGAACACGACCAGTCATGCTTGTATACTTTGGGATCTGGATGAAGACACAGACTATATTATCCAGGTCCAATCCGTTGGACTCTATGGAGAGAGTCTGGCCAGCAAAAAGATTCACTTCAGGACGCTTAAAAAATCGGAACATTTTCAATCCACCATGATGGATCAAG ATGACCCTGCGGTTGAGGGTTTAGACCTTTCCAGACACCTTCAGACTGGAGAGATACTGATCATTATGACTGTACTACTAATGTGGGCAG CTGTGATTGTGCTCTTCTGTAAGCAGTACGATATCATCAAAGACAACGATTCCAACAACCACAGTAAAGAGAAAAGCAAGCCGCTGTCTGGCCAAAGCACTCCAGATTACCATAACGGAGGCCTGCTGGGCAGCAAG GAGACTGACTTACTTCATAGGTACAAAGTGACAAACTTTGATAcatgtttttgtatatttttttaa